One Labrus mixtus chromosome 22, fLabMix1.1, whole genome shotgun sequence genomic window carries:
- the LOC132956696 gene encoding HMG box-containing protein 1-like, which yields MVWEVVTPKHPSVEVDSEPQGEHTEVMMNADGDQSHELLCCEESLSPSPRFPTSDSYMEYDDLPDLQEVQEEAEQTAPPVYQVDVGVSHLDQSAHGQLPDTHWLTQLAHIATGPQSPLLQTSLHSRSSSVYLSSTNLHSYARPPPSPPSSTSSPPRGDGRERRRRRKSSECGSAVSTKSSLSDDEDMGWSFSWPPTAWHCFLKGTQLRFHSGSNVEWQDVEDMDSAEVEDSGDEEQSRSLKSYGSEGLQLVENSEMVVSGQAVLQLTFDPGAFGQAPVTTRCQLDHPFYVKNKGWSSFYPSLTVVRHGIPCYEMEIGGVCLPPGHRDAKQIDNSLVFDTFKSYDFTPLDSSAVYVLSSMARRRRTSQSSGGAVSPERDTSQDAHSPSPSHSPRQKPTKSQQDSKAGSATPAKCKRPMNAFMLFAKKFRVEYTQMYPGKDNRAISVLLGEQWKKMRSEERRVFTVQAKALADEQKRLNPDCWKRKRTTSGCQGN from the exons ATGGTCTGGGAGGTGGTGACCCCCAAACATCCGAGTGTGGAGGTGGACTCAGAGCCTCAGGGTGAACACACAG AGGTGATGATGAATGCAGACGGAGACCAATCACATGAACTGCTCTGCTGCGAGGAGAGCCTCTCCCCCTCGCCTCGATTCCCCACTAGCGACAGCTACATGGAATACG ACGACCTCCCTGACCTGCAGGAGGtgcaggaggaggcggagcagACAGCCCCACCTGTCTACCAGGTGGACGTGGGCGTGTCTCACCTGGATCAAAGTGCACACGGCCAGCTGCCGGACACTCACTGGCTGACACAGCTGGCTCACATCGCCACTGGACCCCAGAGCCCGCTGCTACAGACGTCTCTTCACAGCAG ATCCTCGTCGGTCTACCTCTCCAGCACTAATCTACATTCCTACGCCCgacctcccccctctcctcccagcaGCACATCGTCGCCCCCCAGAGGTGACGGCAGGGAGCGTCGACGCAGAAGG AAGAGCAGTGAATGTGGTTCCGCAGTGTCAACCAAATCCTCCCTGTCAGACGATGAAGACATGGGCTGGAGCTTCTCCTGGCCCCCCACAGCCTGGCACTGCTTCCTCAAAG GCACTCAGCTGCGTTTCCACAGCGGCTCTAATGTGGAGTGGCAGGACGTCGAGGACATGGACTCTGCCGAGGTAGAGGACTCTGGTGATGAGGAACAGTCCAGATCTCTGAAG agtTATGGCTCTGAAGGTCTCCAGCTGGTGGAGAACTCAGAGATGGTGGTGTCAGGTCAGGCCGTCCTgcagctgacctttgaccccggGGCATTCGGACAGGCCCCTGTGACCACCCGCTGCCAGCTCGACCACCCGTTCTACGTCAAAAACAAAG GGTGGTCGTCATTTTACCCAAGCTTGACCGTGGTGCGTCATGGGATACCGTGCTATGAAATGGAAATAGGAGGCGTGTGCCTTCCTCCAGGACACAGAGATGCCAAACAAATCGACAACTCGCTGGTCTTTGACACATTTAAGAG ttatgatttcactcctctggactcctcggCGGTTTATGTGTTGAGCAGTATGGCCAGAAGGCGGCGTACCTCCCAGTCCAGCGGGGGAGCCGTTTctccagagagagacacatcacAAG acgcacacagtCCCAGTCCCTCCCACTCTCCTCGTCAAAAGCCAACCAAAAGCCAGCAAGACAGCAAAGCAGGAAGTGCCACGCCCGCTAAGTGCAAGCGGCCAATGAACGCCTTCATGCTGTTTGCCAAGAAGTTCAGGGTGGAGTACACCCAGATGTACCCCGGGAAAGACAACAG AGCGATCAGCGTCCTGCTCGGGGAGCAGTGGAAGAAGATGCGAAGTGAGGAGCGACGCGTGTTCACCGTGCAGGCCAAAGCCCTCGCAGACGAACAGAAGAGACTCAACCCGGACTGCTGGAAACGCAAACGTACCACCTCT GGTTGTCAGGGAAACTAA